A genomic region of Mitsuaria sp. 7 contains the following coding sequences:
- a CDS encoding STM4012 family radical SAM protein produces the protein MLKTLSLADAMRRGAYQTYSYSYPHKSAYRALAAPRALDALWAAEDRSALFAYVHLPFCTMRCGFCNLFAMAQPDDALVDAYVDAVVRQMQVMDRVLGERRFARLALGGGTPTFLSAGQLERIYAGAGRWLGIDLAATPSGIEVSPETVTRERLQVCRAMGVRRVSMGIQSFAEAEMRALARPQQNRVVAEAIAEIRHAGFEVMNLDLIYGIAGQTPASWLASLDSALAFAPEELYLYPLYVRAPTGLGKLAIRRADQLGAGGGISSGISGEVAGGMGDGKGGEDLRQTLYLLARDRLRAAGYRQVSMRMFRAPHAPQDDGPVYCCQDDGMVGLGAGARSYTRTLHWSTHYAVERAATRDIVQDFIAHDDGQFAHARYGFELDGEEQRRRHVIQSLLTEPGLSHAAYAQRFGADVLDELPQLRELVALELADDDGTLLALNERGIAYADTIGPWLASTRVRGMSAGDTC, from the coding sequence TGGCCGATGCGATGCGTCGCGGGGCCTACCAGACCTACTCCTACAGCTATCCGCACAAGAGCGCCTACCGGGCGCTGGCGGCGCCGCGCGCGCTGGACGCGCTGTGGGCCGCGGAGGACCGCTCGGCGCTCTTCGCCTATGTGCACCTGCCCTTCTGCACGATGCGCTGCGGCTTCTGCAATCTCTTCGCGATGGCGCAGCCGGACGACGCGCTGGTCGACGCCTACGTCGACGCGGTGGTGCGGCAGATGCAGGTGATGGATCGCGTCCTCGGCGAGCGGCGCTTCGCGCGTCTTGCGCTGGGCGGCGGGACGCCGACCTTCCTCTCGGCGGGTCAGCTCGAGCGGATCTACGCGGGCGCCGGGCGCTGGCTGGGCATCGATCTCGCGGCCACGCCGTCGGGCATCGAGGTCTCGCCGGAGACCGTCACGCGCGAGCGCCTGCAGGTCTGCCGCGCCATGGGCGTGCGGCGCGTCAGCATGGGCATCCAGAGCTTCGCCGAGGCGGAGATGCGGGCGCTGGCGCGACCGCAGCAGAACCGCGTCGTCGCCGAGGCGATCGCGGAGATCCGCCACGCCGGCTTCGAGGTGATGAACCTGGACCTGATCTACGGCATCGCCGGCCAGACGCCGGCGAGCTGGCTGGCGTCGCTCGACAGCGCGCTGGCCTTCGCGCCGGAGGAGCTCTACCTGTACCCGCTCTACGTGCGCGCGCCCACCGGCTTGGGCAAGCTGGCGATCCGGCGGGCCGATCAGCTCGGAGCAGGCGGCGGAATCAGCAGCGGAATCAGCGGGGAGGTAGCCGGCGGAATGGGCGACGGCAAGGGCGGCGAGGATCTGCGCCAGACGCTCTACCTGCTCGCGCGTGATCGCCTGCGCGCGGCCGGCTACCGCCAGGTCTCGATGCGCATGTTCCGCGCGCCGCATGCGCCGCAGGACGACGGCCCGGTGTACTGCTGCCAGGACGACGGCATGGTGGGGCTGGGCGCGGGCGCGCGCTCCTACACACGCACGCTGCACTGGTCCACCCACTACGCGGTCGAGCGCGCCGCCACGCGCGACATCGTGCAGGACTTCATCGCGCACGACGACGGACAGTTCGCGCACGCACGCTACGGCTTCGAGCTGGACGGCGAGGAGCAGCGGCGACGCCACGTCATCCAGTCATTGCTGACCGAGCCGGGCCTGTCGCACGCGGCCTATGCGCAGCGCTTCGGCGCCGATGTCCTGGACGAGCTGCCGCAGCTGCGTGAACTGGTCGCCCTGGAGCTGGCGGACGACGATGGGACGCTGCTCGCGCTGAACGAGCGCGGCATCGCCTACGCCGACACCATCGGGCCGTGGCTCGCCTCGACGCGGGTGCGCGGGATGAGTGCCGGCGACACATGCTGA
- a CDS encoding STM4011 family radical SAM protein, with amino-acid sequence MLTLPLQTPPLLTLLYRGSLESCNYTCGYCPFAKRRDSRATLARDAAEVARFVAWAAGQTRPLRVLFTPWGEALVRRHYREAMLALAAMPHVSQVALQTNLSGPLAWLADAPAGKLSLWCTYHPGQTTLARFVERTQRLDAMGVRHSVGVVARREHYDDIHALRAALPSGSSVWLNAYDRRGPGYYTADDLAWMEAIDPWFGLQHAPPPSRGAACRAGSEVLSVDGDGELTRCHFIPQRLGNLYADALDEVLKERRCSRLRCDCFIGYAHRRDLPLHEQFGDGLLARIPIAATP; translated from the coding sequence ATGCTGACCCTGCCCCTGCAGACCCCGCCCCTGCTGACCCTGCTCTACCGGGGCAGTCTGGAGAGCTGCAACTACACCTGCGGCTACTGCCCGTTCGCCAAACGGCGCGACTCGCGGGCCACGCTGGCGCGCGACGCGGCCGAAGTGGCCCGGTTCGTCGCCTGGGCGGCCGGCCAGACACGGCCGCTGCGCGTGCTGTTCACGCCCTGGGGCGAGGCGCTCGTGCGGCGGCACTACCGCGAGGCGATGCTCGCGCTGGCCGCGATGCCGCACGTGTCCCAGGTCGCTCTCCAGACCAACCTGTCCGGACCGCTCGCCTGGCTGGCCGACGCGCCGGCGGGCAAGTTGTCGCTGTGGTGCACCTATCACCCCGGCCAGACGACGCTGGCGCGCTTCGTCGAACGCACGCAGCGGCTGGATGCGATGGGCGTGCGCCATTCGGTGGGCGTGGTCGCTCGGCGCGAGCATTACGACGACATCCATGCGCTGCGCGCGGCGCTGCCGTCGGGCAGCAGCGTCTGGCTCAACGCGTACGACCGGCGCGGGCCGGGGTACTACACCGCGGACGACCTCGCCTGGATGGAGGCCATCGATCCGTGGTTCGGACTGCAGCACGCACCGCCGCCGTCGCGCGGCGCGGCATGCCGTGCCGGGTCCGAGGTGCTGTCGGTCGACGGCGACGGCGAACTGACCCGCTGCCACTTCATCCCGCAGCGCCTGGGCAACCTTTACGCGGATGCCCTCGACGAGGTGCTGAAGGAGCGCCGTTGCAGCCGCCTGCGCTGCGATTGCTTCATCGGCTACGCGCATCGGCGCGACCTGCCCTTGCACGAGCAGTTCGGCGACGGGCTGCTGGCGCGCATCCCGATCGCGGCGACACCATGA
- the cysC gene encoding adenylyl-sulfate kinase, with the protein MIVWFTGRPAAGKTTVATAVVERLQAQGRSAQLLDGDVLRREISQDLGFSRADRDEQVRRAAMAARALADTGVVAVVALVSPFREARAHARALCAPHAFLEVYVDAPLDVAEARDPKGLYRRARRGEIAEFTGIDSPYETPESPDLRLDAAALPPASLTDEVMQRLR; encoded by the coding sequence ATGATCGTGTGGTTCACTGGCCGCCCGGCCGCCGGCAAGACGACGGTCGCGACCGCGGTGGTCGAGCGTCTGCAGGCGCAGGGACGATCCGCGCAGTTGCTCGACGGCGACGTGCTGCGCCGAGAGATCAGCCAGGACCTGGGCTTCTCGCGGGCCGACCGCGACGAGCAGGTTCGCCGCGCGGCCATGGCGGCGCGCGCGCTGGCCGACACGGGGGTCGTCGCGGTGGTGGCGCTGGTGTCGCCGTTCCGCGAGGCGCGTGCGCACGCACGAGCGTTGTGTGCCCCGCACGCGTTCCTCGAGGTGTACGTCGACGCGCCGCTCGACGTCGCCGAGGCGCGCGATCCGAAGGGCCTGTACCGACGCGCCCGCCGCGGCGAGATCGCCGAATTCACCGGCATCGATTCGCCGTACGAGACGCCGGAGTCACCGGACCTGCGACTGGATGCCGCGGCGCTGCCGCCGGCATCGCTGACGGACGAGGTCATGCAGCGACTGCGCTGA
- a CDS encoding OsmC domain/YcaO domain-containing protein encodes MEIKVNFLDKLRLEAKFDDFTVIADQPIRYKGDGSAPGPFDYFLASSALCAAYFVKLYCVTRDIPTENIRLSQNNIVDPENRYQQIFKIQVELPADISEKDRLGILRSIDRCTVKKVVQAGPEFVIEEVENLDADAQALLTLNPDSTAATYIPGKDLPLEQTIANMTAILANLGIKIEIASWRNLVPNVWSLHIRDAHSPMCFTNGKGATKESALASALGEYIERLNNNHFYAGVFWGEDIANAAFVHYPDERWFKPGPDDAIPEGLLDERCLAWFDPDGELRASHLIDTNSGNVERGICALPYVRRSDGEVVWFPSNLVENLYVSNGMSAGNTLAEAQVQCLSEIFERAVKREILEGEIALPDVPQDVLDKYPGIVAGIRSLEEQGFPVLVKDASLGGVYPVMCVTLMNPRTGGVFASFGAHPSLQVALERSLTELLQGRSFEGLNDLPRPTFASNAVTEPNNFVEHFIDSSGIVSWRFFSAKADHEFVEWDFSGEGADSNAEEAATLFGILDDMGKESYMAVYDQLGATACRILVPDYSEIYPVEDLIWDNTNKALSFREDVLNLHRLDDEQLEALLERLEDSELDDYTDIATMIGIEFDENTVWGQLTIQELKLLIHLALQQLEEAQELVGAFLQYNENTVERGLFYQAVNVVLEVLLDDELALDDYVVNFRRMFGDERMDAVLGSVDGSVRFYGLTPTSMKLEGLDRHHRLIDSYRKLHAARAAAAAR; translated from the coding sequence ATGGAAATCAAGGTCAACTTTCTCGACAAGCTTCGCCTGGAAGCCAAGTTCGATGATTTCACGGTCATCGCCGACCAGCCCATCCGCTACAAGGGCGACGGCTCGGCGCCGGGTCCGTTCGACTATTTCCTGGCCTCCTCGGCCCTGTGCGCGGCCTACTTCGTCAAGCTGTACTGCGTCACGCGCGACATCCCGACCGAGAACATCCGCCTCTCGCAGAACAACATCGTCGACCCGGAGAACCGCTACCAGCAGATCTTCAAGATCCAGGTCGAGCTGCCGGCGGACATCTCCGAGAAGGACCGCCTGGGCATCCTGCGCTCCATCGACCGCTGCACGGTCAAGAAGGTGGTGCAGGCCGGGCCGGAGTTCGTGATCGAGGAGGTCGAGAACCTCGACGCCGACGCGCAGGCGCTGCTGACGCTGAATCCGGATTCGACGGCGGCGACCTACATCCCGGGCAAGGACCTGCCGCTGGAGCAGACCATCGCCAACATGACGGCGATCCTGGCGAACCTGGGCATCAAGATCGAGATCGCCTCCTGGCGCAACCTGGTGCCCAACGTGTGGTCGCTGCACATCCGCGACGCGCACTCACCGATGTGCTTCACCAACGGCAAGGGCGCCACCAAGGAAAGCGCCCTGGCCTCGGCCCTGGGCGAGTACATCGAGCGCCTGAACAACAACCACTTCTACGCGGGCGTGTTCTGGGGCGAGGACATCGCCAACGCCGCCTTCGTGCATTACCCCGATGAGCGCTGGTTCAAGCCCGGCCCCGACGATGCGATTCCTGAAGGGCTGCTCGACGAGCGCTGCCTCGCCTGGTTCGACCCCGACGGCGAACTGCGCGCCTCGCACCTGATCGACACCAACTCCGGCAATGTGGAGCGCGGCATCTGCGCGCTGCCCTATGTGCGGCGCTCCGACGGCGAGGTGGTCTGGTTCCCGTCCAATCTCGTCGAGAACCTGTACGTCAGCAACGGCATGAGCGCCGGCAATACGCTGGCGGAAGCGCAGGTGCAATGCCTGTCAGAGATCTTCGAGCGTGCCGTCAAGCGCGAGATCCTGGAAGGCGAGATCGCCCTCCCCGACGTGCCGCAGGACGTGCTGGACAAATACCCCGGCATCGTGGCCGGCATCCGCAGCCTGGAGGAACAAGGCTTCCCGGTGCTGGTGAAGGACGCGTCGCTGGGCGGCGTCTATCCGGTGATGTGCGTGACGCTGATGAACCCGCGCACGGGCGGCGTGTTCGCCTCCTTCGGCGCGCATCCCAGCCTGCAGGTCGCGCTGGAACGCAGCCTGACGGAACTGCTGCAGGGCCGCAGCTTCGAAGGCCTGAACGACCTGCCCCGGCCCACCTTCGCGAGCAACGCCGTCACCGAGCCCAACAACTTCGTCGAGCATTTCATCGATTCCAGCGGCATCGTGTCGTGGCGCTTCTTCAGCGCCAAGGCCGATCACGAGTTCGTCGAGTGGGACTTCTCCGGCGAAGGCGCCGACTCGAACGCCGAGGAAGCCGCGACGCTGTTCGGCATCCTCGACGACATGGGCAAGGAGTCCTACATGGCCGTGTACGACCAGCTGGGCGCGACGGCCTGCCGCATCCTGGTGCCGGACTACTCGGAGATCTATCCGGTCGAGGACCTGATCTGGGACAACACCAACAAGGCCCTGTCGTTCCGCGAGGACGTGCTCAACCTGCACCGGCTGGACGACGAGCAACTGGAAGCGCTGCTGGAACGCCTCGAGGACAGCGAGCTCGACGACTACACCGACATCGCCACGATGATCGGCATCGAGTTCGACGAGAACACGGTGTGGGGTCAGTTGACCATCCAGGAACTGAAGCTGCTGATTCATCTGGCCTTGCAGCAGCTCGAAGAGGCGCAGGAACTGGTCGGCGCCTTCCTGCAATACAACGAGAACACGGTCGAGCGCGGCCTGTTCTATCAGGCCGTGAACGTGGTGCTGGAAGTGCTGCTGGACGACGAGCTGGCGCTCGACGACTACGTCGTCAACTTCCGCCGGATGTTCGGCGACGAACGCATGGATGCGGTCCTCGGGTCCGTGGACGGCAGCGTGCGCTTCTACGGCCTGACGCCGACCAGCATGAAGCTGGAAGGCCTCGACCGGCATCACCGCCTGATCGACAGCTACCGCAAGCTGCACGCGGCGCGGGCAGCCGCGGCGGCTCGCTGA
- a CDS encoding N-acyl homoserine lactonase family protein, with the protein MKTRFWMALAAGALLSLTSLSAAAQEVTLTRLDCGNGTNDPRRFSDTFAYTETTKPFTFSCYVIRHGSDVMVWDTGYLPGSAPNATNKPLGDLLKQIKVDPADVKFVGISHYHADHTGQVSLFKNATLLIGKADWEAINATPPVAGANAKGFAEWIAEKRKVDALTADKDVFGDGTVMVLRAPGHTPGHSILLVRLKDMGPVILSGDSVHFHENYEHDGVPGFNDDRAQTLASIQRVKQIEKNLKATVIIQHDPRDIGKLPAFPAAAK; encoded by the coding sequence ATGAAGACACGCTTCTGGATGGCGCTCGCGGCGGGCGCGCTCTTGTCCCTGACGTCCCTGTCGGCGGCGGCCCAGGAGGTCACGTTGACGCGGCTCGATTGCGGCAACGGCACCAACGACCCCCGGCGCTTCAGCGACACCTTCGCCTACACCGAGACGACCAAGCCCTTCACCTTCAGCTGCTACGTGATCCGGCACGGCTCGGACGTGATGGTCTGGGACACCGGCTACCTGCCGGGCTCCGCGCCCAACGCGACCAACAAGCCGCTGGGCGATCTGCTCAAGCAGATCAAGGTCGATCCCGCCGACGTGAAGTTCGTCGGCATCAGCCACTACCACGCCGATCACACCGGCCAGGTGAGCCTGTTCAAGAACGCGACGCTGCTGATCGGCAAGGCCGACTGGGAGGCGATCAACGCGACACCACCGGTGGCCGGCGCGAACGCGAAGGGCTTCGCCGAGTGGATCGCCGAGAAGCGCAAGGTCGACGCGCTGACTGCGGACAAGGATGTCTTCGGCGACGGCACCGTGATGGTCCTGCGCGCCCCGGGCCATACGCCGGGCCACAGCATCCTGCTGGTCCGCCTGAAGGACATGGGACCGGTGATCCTCAGCGGCGACTCCGTCCACTTCCACGAGAACTACGAGCACGACGGCGTGCCGGGCTTCAACGACGACCGCGCCCAGACGCTCGCCTCGATCCAGCGCGTGAAGCAGATCGAGAAGAACCTCAAGGCTACGGTCATCATCCAGCACGACCCGCGCGACATCGGCAAGCTGCCGGCCTTCCCGGCGGCGGCGAAGTAG
- a CDS encoding HAMP domain-containing sensor histidine kinase — translation MRSRIRWPNSLRNRVLAVLGASMLLSGVVVSVASMVLWEPFSRWVLRDQIEDNGEAIARHLRYDAQGWPVGIDEKAIEPWLFDSLRHEVMLRVADREGYVAYASDGIKTTIAPEGREFEPRRQSFVFNRQGIAMHGATVPFDHAGRRWYVQFAVTDRMVLQMRESIGFDVFRQGLIALGATFVLIFLITIHVALRQALLPVRAASSAARRIAPRTLAERLPTTDQPRELRPLVEAFNAALDRLQGGFKTQQEFLSNAAHELKTPLALIRAQVELADEGPWRDQVLDDVDRVARQVQQLLLLAEASEQRNYRVEAIDPTPALREVFEFMERVAARHDVTLGLHVSPSLRSWRADRGALFTLLKNLLENAIQHSPPESVVTLMAGPEGFTVADQGKGVAEKDLPRIFERFWRGADRREQGAGLGLAICTEIASAHGWRLSAHRRAPGPGLEVRCDMAMATEGTAAAILVTCSPVTDPSSSEARQALRSFSA, via the coding sequence ATGCGCTCCAGGATCCGGTGGCCGAATAGCCTGCGCAACCGCGTGCTGGCGGTGCTCGGTGCCAGCATGCTGCTCAGCGGCGTGGTGGTGAGCGTGGCGTCCATGGTGCTGTGGGAGCCGTTCTCGCGCTGGGTGTTGCGCGACCAGATCGAGGACAACGGCGAGGCGATCGCGCGGCACCTGCGCTACGACGCGCAAGGGTGGCCCGTCGGCATCGATGAAAAGGCGATCGAGCCCTGGCTGTTCGACAGCCTGCGCCACGAGGTCATGCTGCGCGTGGCGGACAGGGAGGGCTACGTGGCCTATGCGTCGGACGGCATCAAGACCACGATCGCGCCGGAGGGCAGGGAGTTCGAGCCGCGACGGCAGTCCTTCGTCTTCAATCGCCAGGGCATCGCGATGCACGGCGCGACCGTGCCTTTCGATCACGCCGGACGCCGCTGGTACGTGCAGTTCGCCGTCACCGACCGCATGGTGCTGCAGATGCGGGAGTCGATCGGCTTCGACGTCTTCCGCCAGGGCCTGATCGCGCTCGGGGCGACCTTCGTGCTGATCTTCCTGATCACCATCCACGTGGCGCTGCGGCAGGCCCTGCTGCCGGTGCGCGCGGCCTCGAGCGCCGCGCGGCGCATCGCGCCGCGGACGCTGGCCGAGCGCCTGCCGACCACGGACCAGCCGCGCGAGTTGCGCCCGCTGGTCGAGGCCTTCAACGCGGCGCTGGACCGGTTGCAGGGGGGATTCAAGACGCAGCAGGAGTTCCTGTCGAATGCCGCGCACGAGCTGAAGACGCCGCTGGCGCTGATCCGCGCGCAGGTGGAGCTGGCGGACGAAGGCCCGTGGCGCGACCAGGTGCTGGACGATGTCGACCGCGTCGCGCGGCAGGTGCAGCAGTTGCTGCTGCTGGCGGAGGCCAGCGAGCAGCGCAACTACCGTGTCGAGGCCATCGATCCGACGCCGGCGCTGCGCGAGGTCTTCGAGTTCATGGAACGCGTGGCCGCGAGGCACGACGTGACCCTGGGCCTGCACGTGAGCCCGTCGCTGCGCTCCTGGCGGGCGGACCGCGGGGCGCTGTTCACGCTGCTGAAGAACCTGCTGGAGAACGCGATCCAGCACAGCCCGCCGGAGAGCGTGGTCACGCTGATGGCGGGGCCGGAGGGCTTCACGGTCGCGGACCAGGGCAAGGGCGTGGCGGAGAAGGACCTGCCGCGCATCTTCGAGCGCTTCTGGCGCGGCGCGGACCGGCGGGAGCAGGGGGCAGGACTGGGGCTGGCGATCTGCACGGAGATCGCGTCGGCGCATGGTTGGCGCTTGAGCGCGCATCGGCGGGCGCCGGGGCCGGGGCTGGAGGTGCGGTGTGACATGGCGATGGCGACCGAAGGCACGGCAGCCGCTATTCTGGTGACATGCAGCCCCGTCACCGATCCATCGTCGTCCGAAGCGCGACAGGCATTGCGCTCCTTCTCTGCCTGA
- a CDS encoding response regulator transcription factor yields MNRIALVEDHVRLAGLIRQALQAAGIPTDVFHAMEAAWVAHRDVGYAALVIDRGLPDGDGLSLVKRLRAAHQGTPCLMLTARDALHDRIDGLESGADDYLAKPFPMEELVARVRALMRRSVAVRPARAVFGDIEVVIEEALLVRGEVSVALAPAELQIAIALVQQQGRTVRRAALEAAAWGLSEAVTPNALDVALHRLRKKLNSLGSGLRIVNLRNHGYALQDPVAE; encoded by the coding sequence ATGAACCGAATTGCCCTGGTCGAGGATCACGTCCGGCTGGCTGGCCTGATCCGTCAGGCCCTGCAAGCCGCCGGCATTCCCACGGACGTCTTCCACGCGATGGAGGCCGCCTGGGTGGCGCATCGCGACGTCGGCTACGCGGCGCTGGTCATCGACCGGGGGTTGCCCGACGGCGACGGCCTGTCGCTGGTCAAGCGCCTGCGCGCCGCGCATCAGGGCACGCCGTGCCTGATGCTCACCGCGCGCGACGCGCTGCACGACCGCATCGACGGGCTGGAATCCGGGGCGGACGACTACCTCGCCAAGCCTTTCCCGATGGAGGAACTGGTGGCGCGCGTGCGGGCGCTGATGCGCCGGTCCGTGGCGGTGCGGCCGGCGCGTGCCGTCTTCGGCGACATCGAGGTCGTGATCGAGGAAGCGCTGCTGGTGCGCGGCGAGGTGTCGGTGGCGCTGGCGCCGGCGGAGCTGCAGATCGCCATCGCGCTGGTGCAGCAGCAGGGACGCACGGTGCGACGGGCGGCGCTGGAGGCCGCGGCCTGGGGCTTGTCCGAGGCCGTGACCCCGAACGCGCTCGATGTCGCGCTGCATCGCCTGCGCAAGAAGCTGAACTCGCTCGGCTCCGGGCTGCGCATCGTCAACCTCAGGAACCACGGTTATGCGCTCCAGGATCCGGTGGCCGAATAG
- a CDS encoding S8 family serine peptidase: MTMLKIFATPADVAAVAPEARVIERYPAFVLVDAGDDDAARLVRQFPVEDMSEHYQLELGGGTTDPAARTAKSRSLASKAAALLPGAHHYVVQFIGPVKRPWLAKLSAAGATLRQPMSGFAYVVKADEAAIRAIEALPMVRWAGHLPHADRVAPALAAPGGAQELPRRRVVPDLLVVEVFDAADLGAIERAARQLGFSVVSSNPRARVLKVRFEADGTAKQQRDQVRALSAVHGVRYIRERVVPRTSNNVATTLMGNAHAALQASGFKLTGKGETVAVCDTGLDTGDPATIHPDFAGRIAAIKSYPVTPDWQVYVTNAGADDGPADLDSGHGTHVAGSVLGNGSASATLAKPISGHAPQAKLVFQAIEQQMRWKASAPARLKGERFVLAGLPSDLSGLFQFAYDQGARIHSNSWGGGDPGDYDEQCSQFDAFVWKRKDMCFVIAAGNDGTDSDGDGQINAGSVTSPGTAKNCITVGASENLRPEFDADRYGAWWPDDFPVAPYKADPMANSADQVAAFSSRGPTLDGRIKPDVVAPGTFILSTRSTQLAANNFAWAAFPKSKLYFHMGGTSMATPLTSGALALLREFLRTRRKIAAPTAALLKALLIAGARRLPKTAPAGTLLDNHQGHGAVNLDRSTKSVLLTLDGKGLSSGQLVNQALKVTRASRTLRVVMAYSDFPGKGLINNLNLVVTAPDGARHVGNLASTAGGAMAMDTRNNVEVVQVAKAAKGAWTITVIASNVVQGPQDYAIAAVLV; this comes from the coding sequence ATGACGATGCTGAAAATCTTCGCGACGCCCGCCGACGTCGCCGCGGTCGCGCCCGAGGCGCGCGTGATCGAGCGCTATCCCGCGTTCGTGCTCGTCGACGCCGGGGACGACGACGCGGCGCGGCTCGTGCGCCAGTTCCCCGTCGAGGACATGTCCGAGCACTACCAGCTCGAGCTCGGCGGCGGCACGACCGATCCGGCGGCGCGCACCGCCAAGTCGCGCTCGCTCGCGAGCAAGGCCGCCGCGCTGCTGCCGGGCGCCCATCACTACGTCGTCCAGTTCATCGGGCCGGTCAAGCGGCCGTGGCTGGCGAAGCTGAGCGCGGCCGGCGCCACCCTGCGCCAGCCGATGAGCGGCTTCGCCTATGTGGTCAAGGCCGACGAGGCCGCGATCCGCGCCATCGAGGCCCTGCCGATGGTGCGCTGGGCCGGACATCTGCCCCATGCCGACCGCGTGGCGCCCGCGCTCGCCGCGCCGGGCGGCGCGCAGGAACTGCCGCGTCGCCGCGTGGTGCCGGACCTTCTGGTCGTCGAGGTCTTCGACGCCGCCGACCTCGGTGCGATCGAACGCGCCGCGCGCCAGCTGGGTTTCTCCGTCGTGTCCTCGAACCCGCGCGCCCGCGTGCTCAAGGTCCGCTTCGAGGCCGACGGCACGGCCAAGCAGCAGCGCGACCAGGTGCGCGCGCTGTCCGCGGTGCACGGCGTGCGCTACATCCGCGAGCGCGTGGTGCCGCGGACCTCCAACAACGTGGCCACGACGCTGATGGGCAATGCCCACGCGGCCCTCCAGGCCAGCGGGTTCAAGCTGACCGGCAAGGGCGAGACCGTCGCCGTCTGCGACACCGGCCTGGACACCGGCGATCCCGCGACCATCCATCCCGACTTCGCCGGCCGCATCGCCGCGATCAAGAGTTATCCGGTCACGCCGGACTGGCAGGTCTACGTCACCAACGCCGGTGCCGACGACGGGCCGGCGGATCTCGACTCCGGCCATGGGACGCACGTCGCGGGCTCGGTGCTCGGCAACGGCAGCGCATCGGCCACGCTCGCCAAGCCGATCAGCGGCCACGCACCGCAGGCGAAGCTGGTCTTCCAGGCGATCGAGCAGCAGATGCGCTGGAAGGCGAGCGCGCCCGCCCGGCTCAAGGGCGAGCGCTTCGTGCTGGCCGGACTGCCGTCGGACCTCTCCGGCCTGTTCCAGTTCGCCTACGACCAGGGCGCGCGCATCCATTCCAACTCGTGGGGCGGCGGCGACCCCGGCGACTACGACGAGCAATGCAGCCAGTTCGACGCCTTCGTCTGGAAGCGCAAGGACATGTGCTTCGTGATCGCGGCCGGAAACGACGGCACCGATTCGGACGGCGACGGCCAGATCAACGCGGGCAGCGTGACCTCGCCCGGCACGGCGAAGAACTGCATCACCGTCGGCGCGAGCGAGAACCTGCGGCCCGAGTTCGACGCCGACCGCTACGGCGCGTGGTGGCCGGACGACTTCCCGGTCGCGCCCTACAAGGCCGATCCGATGGCCAACAGCGCCGACCAGGTAGCGGCGTTCTCCAGCCGCGGCCCGACACTGGACGGGCGCATCAAGCCCGACGTCGTGGCGCCGGGGACCTTCATCCTGTCGACGCGTTCGACGCAGCTGGCGGCCAACAACTTCGCGTGGGCCGCGTTCCCGAAGAGCAAGCTCTACTTCCACATGGGCGGGACCAGCATGGCCACGCCGCTGACCTCGGGCGCGCTGGCGCTGCTGCGCGAGTTCCTGCGCACCCGGCGCAAGATCGCCGCCCCGACGGCCGCGCTGCTGAAGGCGCTGCTGATCGCCGGCGCACGCCGGCTGCCGAAGACGGCGCCCGCCGGCACGCTGCTGGACAACCACCAGGGCCACGGCGCGGTGAACCTCGACCGGTCGACGAAGTCCGTCCTGCTCACCCTCGACGGCAAGGGCCTGAGCAGCGGCCAGCTCGTGAACCAGGCGCTGAAGGTGACCCGCGCCAGCCGCACGCTGCGGGTGGTGATGGCCTACTCGGACTTCCCCGGCAAGGGGCTGATCAACAACCTGAACCTGGTGGTCACCGCACCGGACGGCGCGCGCCACGTCGGCAACCTCGCGAGCACCGCGGGCGGCGCGATGGCGATGGACACGCGCAACAACGTCGAGGTCGTGCAGGTGGCCAAGGCCGCCAAGGGCGCGTGGACGATAACGGTGATCGCCTCCAACGTCGTGCAGGGGCCGCAGGACTACGCGATCGCGGCCGTGCTGGTCTGA